In Aureibaculum algae, the following are encoded in one genomic region:
- a CDS encoding RidA family protein, with amino-acid sequence MEKRTIDPWTWGKNTNSAQAVEVKQVEGTLYCSGQVALDSNGVPSSADMRSQLIQTIANLERLINEADYDCENIVRLNVYTTSTQDFFTTCMDVYIPFLQKYGIKQATTLLEVKGLFATLTVELEATVVK; translated from the coding sequence ATGGAAAAAAGAACAATTGACCCTTGGACTTGGGGTAAAAACACAAATTCTGCTCAAGCAGTAGAAGTAAAACAAGTAGAAGGAACACTTTACTGTTCGGGACAAGTAGCCCTAGATTCTAATGGTGTGCCAAGTAGTGCAGATATGCGTTCGCAACTTATTCAGACAATAGCGAACTTAGAACGACTGATAAATGAAGCAGACTATGATTGCGAAAACATAGTAAGATTAAATGTTTACACTACTTCAACTCAAGATTTTTTCACAACTTGTATGGATGTCTATATCCCATTTCTTCAAAAATATGGCATCAAACAAGCTACTACTTTACTTGAGGTAAAAGGACTTTTTGCAACCTTGACAGTAGAGTTAGAAGCTACGGTTGTTAAATAA
- a CDS encoding DUF1761 domain-containing protein — MTELLTSINWLGVLAAFIPYFMLGALWFTLLFKNQYAISLGKENSMPEKPAPIFIIGPAICSLIVTITTAILIYALNIDSYQSAIEFAFIIGFGYLVANTMNIAINPNIPNPIMYGIISGAYHLVGIIIVCIIIFAMK; from the coding sequence ATGACAGAATTATTAACTTCAATTAATTGGCTTGGTGTCCTAGCAGCTTTCATTCCTTACTTTATGCTTGGAGCACTTTGGTTTACCTTGCTTTTTAAAAATCAATATGCGATTTCATTAGGCAAAGAGAATAGTATGCCCGAAAAACCTGCACCAATTTTTATTATTGGACCAGCAATTTGTTCACTTATTGTCACAATTACCACCGCAATTTTAATTTACGCTTTAAATATTGATAGTTATCAATCGGCTATAGAATTTGCATTCATTATTGGTTTTGGGTATTTAGTGGCGAACACAATGAATATTGCAATTAACCCAAATATTCCAAATCCAATTATGTACGGAATAATAAGTGGAGCATATCATTTGGTAGGAATTATTATTGTTTGTATAATTATTTTTGCAATGAAATAA
- a CDS encoding YdeI/OmpD-associated family protein yields the protein MSKKEIETFYPINRKEWRLWLKNNHSSSTSIWVIFYKKNTQFPTISWSEAVDEALCFGWIDSIKKSIDNEKYIQFFSQRKPQSTWSKINKDKVDSLIRQKLMTPTGINSIEIAKQNGSWTILDNVEKLMIPKDLEKAFESKPNSKEYFLGLSKSKRKEILSWIVLAKRTETREKRIREIAEFGSENMKTKTI from the coding sequence GTGTCTAAAAAAGAAATAGAAACATTTTACCCAATTAACAGAAAGGAATGGCGACTATGGTTGAAAAACAACCATAGTTCGTCAACTTCTATTTGGGTAATTTTCTATAAGAAAAACACTCAATTTCCAACAATTTCTTGGAGTGAAGCAGTTGATGAAGCATTATGTTTTGGTTGGATAGACAGCATAAAAAAATCAATAGATAACGAGAAATACATACAGTTCTTTAGTCAAAGAAAACCACAAAGTACTTGGTCAAAAATCAACAAAGACAAAGTTGATTCTTTGATTAGACAAAAGTTAATGACACCAACAGGAATAAACAGCATTGAAATTGCCAAACAAAATGGTTCTTGGACAATTTTAGACAATGTAGAAAAATTAATGATTCCGAAAGATTTAGAAAAAGCGTTTGAATCTAAGCCAAACTCAAAAGAATATTTCTTAGGTTTAAGTAAGTCAAAACGAAAAGAAATTTTATCTTGGATTGTTCTTGCCAAACGAACAGAAACAAGAGAAAAAAGAATTAGAGAAATAGCCGAATTTGGAAGTGAAAATATGAAAACCAAAACAATTTAG
- a CDS encoding N-acetylmuramoyl-L-alanine amidase family protein has protein sequence MLFIFGQNEASKKVIIIDPGHGGNDSGAIGANGVLEKDVVLNIASEIIRLNRTLFEDSFDIYLTRYKDTLISLGDRTNLAKTLKADAFLSLHCNASNVISKGMEVYVHHSDKPLPKTSVWLGLFVLNESTEKLGFKKRGVKFANFQVLREVIDFCPTILIETGFVTNLDEADYFL, from the coding sequence ATGTTGTTCATTTTTGGGCAAAATGAAGCGTCTAAAAAAGTAATCATAATTGATCCTGGTCATGGTGGAAATGACTCTGGGGCAATAGGTGCAAATGGAGTTTTGGAAAAGGATGTAGTTTTGAATATTGCATCTGAAATTATCAGACTAAATCGAACCCTCTTTGAGGACAGCTTTGATATTTATTTGACACGATATAAAGACACTTTGATTTCTTTAGGTGATAGAACAAATTTGGCAAAAACCTTAAAAGCTGATGCATTTCTGTCTTTACATTGTAATGCTTCTAATGTTATTTCAAAAGGAATGGAAGTTTATGTACATCATTCGGATAAGCCACTCCCTAAAACTTCAGTTTGGCTAGGTTTGTTCGTCTTAAATGAGAGTACTGAAAAACTAGGGTTTAAAAAACGAGGTGTTAAGTTTGCTAATTTTCAGGTATTGAGAGAAGTGATTGATTTTTGTCCCACCATACTTATTGAGACTGGATTTGTTACGAACTTGGACGAAGCGGATTATTTTTTATAA